From the genome of Sporomusa sphaeroides DSM 2875:
TTTGCACTCAAAAGAACTCATCCAGCTGTTCAAGCCTCCAGTTTGCCAGATAATAAGTCATAACCATTGGCGATAAGAATTTCTTTCACCTTTTGATTGGTTTTCAGAAGAATCTGCGGACATCGCTGGATACGGTTCTGGAGATTCTCTTCCAAAATAATACTGCAGTCCGTACCGCCGTATTGGGAACCGACCTCCTGCTCAAACCACTTCACCAGCTCTTCAATCATGGCATTAAGCCGGCTGTCCTCCACTTCCTCGGCCGAACCCTTTCCCGCGTACAAAGCCAACAAACAGGCTCCGCTGGTTAACGCCCCGCAGATTTTTCCGCAATACCCCAGGCCGCCGACCAATCCGGCCATAGCCCGGATTAATTCCGGAATTTCCTTACCCTGCTCGTCAAGTCTCATCTGCAATAAAATCTGACTACAGGAAAATTCCTGATGAGCCAGTTCTAATAAGTGAAAATAGTCTTCCGTATGTATATTCATCCGGCTGTCTCCCCTCATTTATCCTCCAGGGCCTTCTCAACCTGTAACATTTTACCGCGCGCCAAGCCCGGCGGGATATAAGTCAACCCGCATTCCGGACATTTAAAAAGTTCAACCGGAAAGGTATGGCCCAAATACCCGAGAGTAACATACCCCACAGTAAGCGGAATATCACATTTTGCACAAATGACATCTTCACCATTGCCTAGCATCACGTCTTCTTTGCTCATAAAAACCCCTCACTTGTCAAGTATTTCCATACGGTGA
Proteins encoded in this window:
- a CDS encoding DVU_1555 family C-GCAxxG-C-C protein, producing MNIHTEDYFHLLELAHQEFSCSQILLQMRLDEQGKEIPELIRAMAGLVGGLGYCGKICGALTSGACLLALYAGKGSAEEVEDSRLNAMIEELVKWFEQEVGSQYGGTDCSIILEENLQNRIQRCPQILLKTNQKVKEILIANGYDLLSGKLEA
- a CDS encoding DVU_1557 family redox protein yields the protein MSKEDVMLGNGEDVICAKCDIPLTVGYVTLGYLGHTFPVELFKCPECGLTYIPPGLARGKMLQVEKALEDK